In one window of Bacillota bacterium DNA:
- a CDS encoding GntR family transcriptional regulator produces the protein MIFVSQTNPQPLYRQVVEQIRARILSGDLPPGTLLPSVRQLAADISASVITTRRAYLELEREGLITTRPGLGTFVAQISGQRRREMAMGMLREELERLAARARELGVPPQELVDLVRAVAAADNPEVCTADGERETGVPGTGKDRR, from the coding sequence TTGATCTTTGTTTCCCAGACCAATCCCCAGCCCCTGTACCGGCAGGTGGTCGAGCAGATCAGGGCCCGCATCCTGAGCGGGGATCTGCCGCCCGGTACCCTCTTGCCTTCCGTGCGCCAGCTAGCCGCCGACATCTCCGCCAGCGTCATCACCACGCGGCGCGCCTACCTGGAACTCGAGAGAGAGGGGTTGATCACCACGCGACCCGGCCTGGGCACCTTCGTGGCTCAGATCTCCGGTCAGCGCAGGAGGGAGATGGCCATGGGTATGCTGCGCGAAGAACTGGAAAGGTTGGCAGCACGGGCCCGCGAACTGGGAGTACCCCCGCAGGAACTGGTAGACCTGGTGCGGGCGGTCGCCGCCGCGGACAACCCGGAAGTGTGCACCGCCGATGGCGAGCGGGAAACCGGGGTGCCCGGCACCGGGAAGGATCGGAGGTAG
- a CDS encoding PH domain-containing protein has protein sequence MRVYRPSRSWGRVWLGVPGAVLLLEGVGQTVWAVGVPGDMPGPARVVVLLTGLLAVGVGGAFLLMAVWMSSMRYELDDRRLLLRCGPFRYAVSLPEVRRVVKRDLAFSPWSSLRLPGFALGEVIYADAGRVVMCATRALKGIILLETERRKYGITPADEEAFLADLGRRLDRLGGGEA, from the coding sequence GTGAGGGTGTACCGACCGAGCAGGTCGTGGGGCCGGGTGTGGCTGGGCGTTCCGGGAGCGGTCCTGCTGCTGGAGGGGGTGGGCCAGACGGTGTGGGCGGTCGGCGTCCCGGGGGACATGCCGGGGCCGGCGCGGGTCGTGGTCCTCCTGACCGGCCTGTTGGCGGTGGGCGTGGGAGGGGCATTCCTGCTCATGGCCGTGTGGATGTCCAGCATGCGGTACGAACTGGACGACCGCCGCCTGCTCCTCCGCTGCGGTCCCTTCCGGTATGCGGTTTCCCTGCCGGAAGTCCGGCGGGTTGTCAAGCGGGACCTGGCCTTTTCCCCCTGGTCCAGCCTGCGTCTGCCCGGTTTTGCCCTGGGAGAGGTTATCTACGCCGACGCGGGCAGGGTGGTGATGTGCGCCACCCGGGCCCTGAAGGGGATCATCCTGCTGGAGACAGAGCGTCGCAAGTACGGGATCACCCCCGCGGACGAGGAGGCATTCCTGGCCGATCTCGGGCGGCGACTCGACCGCCTCGGGGGCGGAGAGGCGTGA
- a CDS encoding ABC-2 transporter permease produces the protein MIRLALCDLTLQRRSLFAQLPVLAVVAAVFMTMEEGFPGIPPVVIGMGAWTYAVRAAYEDDKSEMWVFLRALPIPPAQIVGARFISSALVVFLFALLVASPLPLLATPNARSWCWAIAIGVAMGMMMTALFQVVYYRFGYRAASTWFRYVFLVFFIPVLVPWARLKDNPLAERMAAHLIAGVTWLAAHPAAGAVLAAALILLFYLGAWGYACAAFARKELT, from the coding sequence ATGATCCGGCTCGCTCTTTGCGACCTCACCCTCCAGAGGCGCTCCCTGTTCGCCCAGCTGCCTGTCCTGGCGGTGGTCGCGGCGGTCTTCATGACGATGGAGGAAGGGTTCCCGGGCATCCCGCCCGTCGTCATCGGCATGGGGGCATGGACCTATGCCGTGCGAGCGGCATACGAAGACGACAAATCCGAGATGTGGGTCTTCCTGCGAGCGCTGCCCATCCCCCCGGCTCAGATAGTAGGGGCCCGGTTCATCTCCAGTGCCCTGGTGGTCTTTCTGTTCGCTCTGCTGGTCGCCTCCCCCCTGCCGCTCCTGGCGACCCCCAACGCGAGGTCGTGGTGCTGGGCCATCGCCATCGGAGTCGCTATGGGCATGATGATGACCGCCCTGTTCCAGGTCGTGTACTACCGCTTCGGGTACCGGGCGGCGTCCACATGGTTCCGCTATGTCTTCCTCGTCTTCTTCATCCCCGTTCTGGTGCCGTGGGCACGGCTCAAGGACAACCCCCTGGCCGAAAGGATGGCGGCCCACCTGATTGCCGGCGTAACGTGGCTGGCGGCCCATCCCGCGGCGGGCGCTGTCCTGGCTGCTGCCCTGATCCTACTCTTCTACCTGGGTGCCTGGGGCTACGCCTGCGCGGCATTTGCCCGCAAGGAACTCACCTGA
- a CDS encoding ABC transporter ATP-binding protein, whose translation MKQADGQILWLEGVTREFPGFRLDRVSFSLEPGYVMGFIGPNGAGKTTTVKLILNLLRPHSGTIRVFGLDSRTDEVTIKQQVGYLGERAPLPETATAEWLGSFLARYFPTWDASLYRRYLKRFEVPLGKPARTLSKGTRTKLALAAAMAHRPRLLILDEPTSGLDPLIRHEVVDALRDVVADGDRSVLFSTHIVSDLESIADFVTVIDRGRIVASEPRDLLAERWKRVTFRVREDAPREALRRLEEHFVETRWQGVHFVGVTGSYDDGLAAAIAKLAAGPVDTAALGLEDAFRYLVRGHNRAGAPA comes from the coding sequence GTGAAGCAAGCGGACGGTCAGATCCTGTGGCTGGAAGGGGTGACGCGGGAGTTCCCGGGGTTCCGCCTGGACAGGGTGAGCTTCTCCCTGGAACCCGGATACGTCATGGGGTTCATCGGACCGAACGGAGCCGGCAAGACCACTACCGTGAAGCTCATCCTGAACCTGCTGCGGCCCCATTCGGGCACCATCCGGGTGTTCGGGCTGGACAGCAGGACCGACGAGGTCACCATCAAACAACAGGTGGGTTACCTGGGCGAGCGGGCACCCCTGCCCGAGACCGCCACCGCCGAATGGCTGGGGAGCTTCCTGGCCCGCTATTTCCCCACCTGGGATGCTTCCCTCTACCGCCGCTACCTCAAGCGCTTCGAAGTACCCCTGGGGAAACCGGCCCGCACCCTGTCGAAGGGGACGCGCACCAAGCTGGCCCTGGCCGCCGCCATGGCGCATCGCCCCCGGCTGCTCATCCTGGACGAACCCACGTCGGGCCTCGACCCGTTGATCCGTCACGAGGTGGTGGACGCCCTCCGCGACGTGGTGGCGGACGGGGATCGGTCCGTCCTCTTCTCCACCCACATCGTTTCCGACCTGGAATCCATCGCCGACTTCGTCACCGTTATCGACCGGGGGCGCATCGTGGCCTCCGAGCCGAGGGATCTGCTCGCGGAGCGGTGGAAGCGGGTCACCTTCCGGGTCCGCGAAGACGCTCCTCGGGAGGCACTCCGACGCCTCGAGGAACATTTCGTGGAGACCAGGTGGCAGGGGGTCCACTTCGTGGGCGTCACCGGGTCCTACGATGACGGGCTGGCCGCGGCCATCGCCAAACTCGCCGCGGGCCCGGTCGACACAGCCGCCCTGGGCCTGGAGGATGCCTTCCGCTACCTGGTTCGGGGCCACAACCGTGCAGGAGCACCGGCATGA
- a CDS encoding ABC-2 transporter permease, translated as MIPLVVLDITNQKRTLVGLAGGAVLLLTLLSLAMGEQAANGIPVLLIGTAAWGFAEQNAYQDEKRDMWSFLRALPLPPQHIVGARYLSTALVTLAFSALAVLPLSCLAGGTWPVAVGLGAGAGLSFTSLFNAVHFRSGYRAASTWFRYVFFLICLLSLLGWALKDRPGYSLLAAVVAGAAAWLRIHATTAVALVACSVLLLYAASWAYSAWTFAHRELPGGTWIP; from the coding sequence ATGATCCCGCTTGTAGTCCTCGACATCACCAACCAAAAGCGCACCCTCGTCGGCCTCGCTGGCGGCGCGGTGCTGCTTTTGACGCTGCTGTCGCTCGCCATGGGGGAGCAGGCGGCGAACGGTATCCCCGTCCTGCTCATCGGGACGGCAGCGTGGGGGTTCGCCGAGCAGAATGCCTACCAGGACGAAAAGAGAGATATGTGGAGTTTCCTGCGCGCGCTTCCCCTACCGCCCCAGCATATCGTGGGGGCCAGGTACCTTTCCACCGCTTTGGTGACCCTTGCCTTCAGCGCACTCGCCGTCCTCCCCCTGTCGTGCCTCGCCGGAGGGACCTGGCCGGTGGCGGTTGGGCTGGGCGCGGGAGCCGGCCTGTCCTTCACCTCCCTCTTTAACGCCGTGCATTTTCGCTCCGGTTACCGGGCTGCATCCACCTGGTTCCGCTACGTCTTCTTCCTGATCTGCCTGTTGTCGCTACTTGGATGGGCACTGAAGGACAGGCCGGGGTACAGCCTCCTGGCTGCAGTCGTGGCCGGCGCCGCCGCCTGGCTCCGCATCCACGCCACAACAGCCGTGGCTTTAGTCGCTTGCTCCGTGCTGCTCTTGTACGCGGCCAGCTGGGCCTATTCTGCGTGGACATTCGCGCATAGGGAATTGCCGGGCGGGACCTGGATACCGTGA